In Burkholderia savannae, one genomic interval encodes:
- a CDS encoding ParB/RepB/Spo0J family partition protein — MNAVAKKKGLGRGLEALLGGSADITEAVKIEGAPNVLALGKLQAGKYQPRTRMDEGSLQELAASIRAQGVMQPILVRPVSSDKYEIIAGERRFRAARLAGLEEVPVLVKDVSDQAAAAMALIENIQREDLNPLEEAHGIQRLLDEFGFTHEQAAESVGRSRSAVSNLLRLLNLAMPVQTMLLAGDLDMGHARALLAVDAATQITLAHQVVNKRMSVRETEKLVTHTTKAEPAVKARAKDDGGRDTRRLEEELSDLLASNVKIKVGRRGRGQLTIDFGDLDALEGILARLRGNVTA, encoded by the coding sequence ATGAATGCGGTAGCGAAGAAGAAAGGTTTGGGGCGCGGCCTCGAAGCGCTGCTCGGCGGCAGCGCCGACATCACCGAAGCGGTGAAGATCGAAGGTGCGCCGAACGTGCTCGCGCTCGGCAAGCTGCAGGCGGGCAAATACCAGCCGCGTACCCGAATGGACGAGGGCAGCCTGCAAGAACTCGCGGCAAGCATCCGCGCGCAGGGCGTGATGCAGCCGATTCTCGTTCGCCCCGTTTCATCAGACAAATACGAGATCATCGCGGGCGAGCGGCGTTTCCGCGCGGCGCGCCTCGCCGGCCTCGAGGAAGTGCCGGTGCTCGTGAAGGACGTGTCCGACCAGGCCGCTGCCGCGATGGCGCTGATCGAGAACATCCAGCGCGAGGATCTGAATCCGCTCGAAGAGGCGCACGGCATCCAGCGTCTGCTCGACGAATTCGGATTCACGCACGAGCAGGCGGCGGAATCGGTTGGCCGCTCGCGCAGCGCGGTGTCGAACCTGCTGCGTCTTCTCAATCTCGCGATGCCCGTGCAGACGATGCTGCTTGCGGGCGATCTGGACATGGGGCACGCCCGCGCGCTGCTCGCCGTCGATGCCGCGACGCAGATCACGCTCGCGCATCAGGTCGTCAACAAGCGGATGTCGGTGCGGGAAACCGAGAAGCTCGTCACGCACACGACGAAGGCCGAGCCGGCGGTGAAGGCGCGCGCGAAGGACGACGGCGGTCGCGACACGCGGCGCCTCGAAGAAGAGCTGTCGGATTTGCTCGCATCGAACGTGAAGATCAAGGTCGGTCGCCGCGGACGGGGCCAGCTGACGATCGACTTCGGCGATCTCGACGCGCTCGAAGGCATTCTTGCGCGATTGCGCGGCAACGTCACCGCGTAA
- a CDS encoding SLC13 family permease, whose amino-acid sequence MSNSIGRRALARIVAFVRHEPVLSILVAALISLQFVRPQSASALVQLVDWQTVATLAGLLMLTKALELSGFLMWLAHRIVHRVRSERALAALLVVFAAALSVWLTNDVALFVVIPLVLSLRELTPLPFKRLVIYIALAVNAGAIATPLGNPQNLFLWQLSGVSFGRFVIALGPLALVLMALLLAMTACAFDGRPLDLSKDRAERPVDRTHAFAAVAMFAGFVLLADAHRAPVGLCAVAAIFLVVRRDAVLKIDWLLLLIFVLMFVVLRSAASLPAVHRTIAGIGLDTPLRAYAAGALLSQGISNVPAAILLSEFTRDWRALAFGVSVGGFGIAIGSLANLIAIRLSRARGMWLPFHLVSIPFGIASAMLGVLMLHHF is encoded by the coding sequence GTGTCGAATTCGATCGGCCGCCGCGCGCTGGCGCGCATCGTCGCGTTCGTTCGGCACGAGCCGGTTCTGTCGATCCTCGTCGCGGCGCTGATCTCACTGCAGTTCGTTCGTCCGCAATCGGCGAGCGCGCTCGTGCAGCTCGTCGACTGGCAGACGGTTGCGACGCTCGCCGGCCTGTTGATGCTGACGAAGGCGCTCGAGCTGTCGGGCTTCCTGATGTGGCTCGCGCATCGGATCGTTCATCGCGTGCGCTCGGAGCGCGCGCTTGCCGCGCTGCTCGTCGTGTTCGCCGCGGCGTTGTCGGTGTGGCTCACGAACGACGTCGCGCTGTTCGTCGTGATTCCGCTCGTATTGTCGCTGCGCGAGCTGACGCCGCTGCCGTTCAAGCGCCTCGTGATCTACATCGCGCTTGCCGTGAACGCAGGCGCGATCGCGACGCCGCTCGGCAATCCGCAAAACCTCTTTCTATGGCAGTTGAGCGGCGTCTCGTTCGGCCGCTTCGTGATCGCGCTTGGGCCGCTCGCGCTCGTGTTGATGGCGCTGCTGCTCGCGATGACAGCATGCGCGTTCGACGGCCGTCCGCTCGATTTGTCGAAGGACCGCGCCGAACGGCCGGTCGATCGCACTCACGCGTTCGCGGCCGTTGCGATGTTCGCGGGCTTCGTGCTGCTTGCCGACGCGCACCGTGCGCCTGTCGGTCTTTGCGCGGTCGCCGCGATTTTTCTGGTCGTGCGGCGCGATGCCGTGCTGAAGATCGACTGGCTGTTGCTGCTGATCTTCGTGCTGATGTTCGTCGTGTTGCGTAGTGCGGCCTCGCTGCCGGCGGTCCATCGGACGATCGCCGGCATCGGTCTCGACACGCCGCTGCGCGCATACGCGGCGGGCGCGTTGCTCTCGCAAGGCATCAGCAACGTGCCGGCTGCGATCCTGCTGTCCGAGTTCACGCGCGACTGGCGCGCGCTCGCGTTTGGCGTGAGTGTCGGCGGCTTCGGCATCGCGATCGGCTCGCTCGCCAATCTGATCGCGATCCGGCTATCGCGCGCGCGCGGGATGTGGCTGCCGTTCCATCTCGTGAGCATCCCGTTCGGCATTGCGAGCGCCATGCTCGGCGTGCTGATGCTGCATCATTTTTGA
- a CDS encoding ATP synthase subunit I yields MADRAPGKWHEDRRAQRTVSGAVERRESAADDWDAEQQENDVVPLTRAEAQALFGPEVSRPSRVTPYRVVIAQMVLSLVATLAWWLFSKSPGAAAQSAFLGGAIGWVPSALFAARLKQKGADTVMGWVIGEVLKMGATIAMFVAVAWGYPDAHWVPLLVTYLLVLKTYWIALAWR; encoded by the coding sequence ATGGCGGATCGAGCGCCGGGTAAATGGCACGAAGATCGGCGAGCGCAACGCACCGTTTCGGGGGCCGTCGAGCGGCGCGAATCCGCCGCGGACGACTGGGATGCCGAGCAGCAAGAAAATGATGTCGTTCCGCTCACGCGGGCCGAGGCGCAAGCGCTGTTCGGTCCCGAAGTGAGCCGGCCATCGCGCGTCACGCCTTACCGGGTGGTGATCGCGCAAATGGTCTTGTCCCTGGTTGCAACGCTGGCGTGGTGGCTGTTTTCGAAGTCGCCGGGCGCCGCTGCGCAATCGGCATTTCTGGGCGGAGCGATCGGCTGGGTGCCGAGTGCGTTGTTCGCGGCGCGTCTGAAGCAAAAAGGCGCAGATACCGTGATGGGTTGGGTGATCGGCGAAGTACTCAAGATGGGCGCGACGATTGCGATGTTCGTTGCTGTCGCCTGGGGGTACCCCGACGCGCATTGGGTGCCGCTGCTCGTCACGTATCTGCTGGTGCTGAAGACGTACTGGATTGCGCTCGCCTGGCGATAA
- the atpB gene encoding F0F1 ATP synthase subunit A — protein MAASEGTRALDPSEYIAHHLQNLSTAHQTSIFDIHVWNLDTLFWSIVCGLVTILILRLAARKATPGVPGRFQCLIEMIVEMVEDQSKAVVHGNRTFIAPLALTVFVWVALMNSLDFLPVDLPGRVIGLLGLSQVISHHRIVPTADLNGTLGIALGVFVLMIYYSLKIKGPGGFAHELLSAPFGAHPLLWIPNLALNIVEYVAKTVSLGMRLFGNMYAGELLFLLIALLGSMWGFGADATILGFIGHVLAGSIWAIFHILIVLLQAFIFMMLTLVYLGQAHESH, from the coding sequence ATGGCAGCTAGCGAAGGAACGCGTGCTCTGGACCCGTCCGAGTACATTGCGCACCACCTGCAAAACCTTTCCACCGCGCATCAGACGTCGATCTTCGATATCCACGTCTGGAATCTCGACACGCTGTTCTGGTCGATCGTCTGCGGCCTCGTCACCATCCTCATCCTGCGCCTGGCCGCGCGCAAGGCGACGCCGGGCGTGCCGGGGCGCTTCCAGTGCCTGATCGAAATGATCGTCGAAATGGTCGAAGACCAGTCGAAGGCGGTCGTTCACGGCAATCGTACCTTTATCGCGCCGCTCGCGCTGACCGTGTTCGTCTGGGTCGCGCTGATGAACTCGCTCGACTTCCTCCCCGTCGACCTGCCGGGCCGCGTGATCGGCTTGCTGGGCCTGTCGCAAGTCATTTCGCATCATCGCATCGTGCCGACGGCCGACCTGAACGGCACGCTCGGCATCGCGCTCGGCGTGTTCGTGCTGATGATCTACTACAGCCTCAAGATCAAGGGCCCGGGCGGTTTCGCGCACGAGCTCCTGTCGGCCCCGTTCGGTGCGCATCCGCTGCTGTGGATTCCGAACCTTGCGTTGAACATCGTCGAATATGTCGCGAAGACCGTGTCGCTCGGCATGCGGCTGTTCGGCAACATGTACGCGGGTGAGTTGCTGTTCCTGCTGATCGCCCTCCTCGGCAGCATGTGGGGCTTCGGTGCGGACGCAACGATACTCGGCTTCATCGGTCATGTCCTCGCAGGCAGTATCTGGGCGATCTTCCACATTCTGATTGTTCTGCTGCAAGCGTTCATTTTCATGATGCTGACGCTGGTGTATCTCGGTCAGGCGCACGAGTCGCACTAA
- the atpE gene encoding F0F1 ATP synthase subunit C: MQAFIANIQGLTAIGIGIIIGLGAIGACIGIGLMGGKYIEACARQPELINPLQTKMFLLAGLIDAAFLIGVGVAMLFAFANPLLSKLAG, from the coding sequence ATGCAAGCTTTCATCGCCAACATCCAAGGTCTGACCGCTATCGGTATCGGTATCATCATCGGCCTGGGTGCAATCGGCGCCTGTATCGGTATCGGCCTGATGGGCGGCAAGTACATCGAAGCTTGCGCACGTCAGCCGGAACTGATCAACCCGCTGCAAACGAAGATGTTCCTGCTGGCTGGTCTGATCGATGCGGCGTTCCTGATTGGCGTGGGTGTGGCCATGCTGTTTGCATTCGCGAACCCGCTCCTGTCGAAGCTCGCGGGCTAA
- a CDS encoding F0F1 ATP synthase subunit B, with protein sequence MNLNATLFAQMVVFLVLAWFTMKFVWPPLINALDERSKKIADGLSAAEKGQAELAAAHKRVDQELAQARNDGQQRIAEAEKRAQAVAEEIKANAQAEAARIIAQAKADADQQIVKARETLRGEVASLAVKGAEQILKREVDHAAHAELLNQLKAEL encoded by the coding sequence GTGAATCTCAACGCAACCCTGTTTGCGCAAATGGTCGTGTTCCTGGTCCTCGCGTGGTTCACGATGAAGTTCGTGTGGCCGCCGTTGATCAACGCCCTCGACGAGCGCTCGAAGAAAATTGCCGATGGCCTCTCGGCTGCGGAAAAGGGGCAGGCGGAACTCGCAGCGGCGCACAAGCGCGTCGACCAGGAACTCGCGCAGGCCCGTAACGACGGCCAGCAGCGCATCGCCGAAGCCGAAAAGCGCGCGCAGGCTGTCGCCGAAGAAATCAAGGCGAACGCCCAGGCCGAAGCGGCCCGCATCATCGCTCAGGCGAAGGCGGATGCCGATCAGCAAATCGTGAAGGCCCGTGAAACGCTGCGCGGCGAAGTCGCCTCGCTGGCCGTGAAGGGCGCCGAGCAGATCCTGAAGCGCGAAGTCGATCATGCGGCCCACGCCGAACTGCTGAATCAACTGAAAGCCGAGCTCTGA
- a CDS encoding F0F1 ATP synthase subunit delta, whose amino-acid sequence MAELATIARPYAEALFRVAEGGDIAAWSTLVQELAQVAHLPEVLSVASSPKVGRAQVSELLLAAVKAPLATTAEAKNFVGMLVENHRIALLPEISAQFDELKNAREGAADALIVSAFPLEGAQLTELVENLERRFKRKLKPTVEIDSSLIGGVRVTVGDEVLDTSVRARLAGMQVALTA is encoded by the coding sequence ATGGCCGAACTTGCAACCATCGCCCGCCCTTACGCAGAAGCGCTGTTCCGCGTGGCCGAGGGTGGTGACATCGCCGCCTGGTCCACGCTCGTGCAAGAGCTGGCTCAGGTTGCGCACCTGCCCGAAGTGCTGTCCGTCGCGTCGAGTCCGAAGGTGGGCCGCGCGCAAGTCAGCGAGCTGCTGCTCGCCGCGGTGAAGGCGCCGCTCGCGACCACTGCGGAAGCGAAGAACTTCGTGGGGATGCTGGTCGAAAATCATCGTATCGCGCTGTTGCCGGAAATCTCCGCGCAGTTCGACGAGCTGAAGAATGCGCGCGAAGGCGCGGCGGATGCGCTGATCGTCAGCGCGTTCCCGCTGGAAGGCGCGCAGCTCACCGAACTCGTCGAAAACCTCGAGCGCAGGTTCAAGCGCAAGCTGAAGCCGACGGTCGAAATCGATTCGTCGCTGATCGGCGGCGTGCGCGTGACGGTTGGCGACGAAGTGCTCGATACCTCGGTCCGCGCGCGGCTCGCCGGCATGCAGGTGGCTTTGACCGCCTGA
- the atpA gene encoding F0F1 ATP synthase subunit alpha, which yields MQLNPSEISELIKSRIQGLEASADVRNQGTVISVTDGIVRIHGLSDVMQGEMLEFPGNTFGLALNLERDSVGAVILGEYEHISEGDIVKTTGRILEVPVGPELVGRVVDALGNPIDGKGPVNAKLTDAIEKIAPGVIWRKSVSQPVQTGLKSIDSMVPIGRGQRELIIGDRQCGKTAVAIDTIINQKGKDLICIYVAIGQKASSIMNVVRKLEETGALEYTIVVAASASESAAMQYLAPYAGCTMGEYFRDRGQDALIIYDDLTKQAWAYRQISLLLRRPPGREAYPGDVFYLHSRLLERAARVSEEYVEKFTNGEVKGKSGSLTALPVIETQAGDVTAFVPTNVISITDGQIFLETDLFNAGIRPAINAGVSVSRVGGAAQTKVVKKLSGGIRTDLAQYRELAAFAQFASDLDEATRKQLERGRRVTELLKQPQYQPLQVWELAVSLFAANNGYLDDLDVKDVLPFEKGLREYLKTSHADLIKRIEDTKDLSKDDESALHAALKDFKKSGAY from the coding sequence ATGCAACTCAATCCCTCTGAGATCAGCGAGCTGATCAAGAGCCGGATCCAGGGCCTTGAAGCGAGCGCAGACGTTCGCAACCAGGGCACCGTGATTTCCGTGACCGACGGTATCGTGCGCATCCACGGTTTGTCCGACGTGATGCAGGGCGAAATGCTCGAATTCCCGGGCAACACGTTCGGCCTCGCGCTGAACCTCGAGCGCGACTCGGTCGGCGCGGTGATTCTCGGCGAATACGAACACATTTCCGAAGGCGACATCGTCAAGACGACGGGCCGCATTCTGGAAGTCCCGGTTGGTCCGGAGCTCGTCGGCCGCGTGGTCGACGCGCTCGGCAACCCGATCGACGGCAAGGGCCCGGTCAACGCGAAGCTGACCGACGCGATCGAGAAGATCGCCCCGGGCGTGATCTGGCGTAAGTCGGTGTCGCAGCCGGTGCAGACGGGCCTGAAGTCGATCGACTCGATGGTGCCGATCGGCCGCGGCCAGCGCGAGCTGATCATCGGCGACCGTCAGTGCGGCAAGACCGCGGTGGCGATCGACACGATCATCAACCAGAAGGGCAAGGATCTCATCTGTATCTACGTCGCGATCGGCCAGAAGGCTTCGTCGATCATGAACGTGGTGCGCAAGCTCGAAGAAACCGGCGCGCTCGAATACACGATCGTCGTCGCCGCTTCGGCTTCGGAATCGGCCGCGATGCAATACCTCGCGCCGTACGCCGGCTGCACGATGGGCGAATACTTCCGCGATCGCGGCCAGGACGCCCTCATCATTTACGACGACTTGACCAAGCAGGCTTGGGCGTATCGTCAGATCTCGCTGCTGCTGCGCCGCCCGCCGGGCCGTGAAGCGTACCCGGGCGACGTGTTCTATCTGCACTCGCGTCTGCTCGAGCGCGCGGCTCGCGTGTCGGAAGAGTACGTCGAGAAGTTCACGAACGGCGAAGTGAAGGGCAAGAGCGGTTCGCTGACGGCACTCCCCGTCATCGAGACGCAAGCGGGCGACGTGACCGCATTCGTTCCGACGAACGTGATTTCGATCACCGACGGCCAGATCTTCCTCGAAACCGACCTGTTCAACGCGGGCATCCGTCCGGCGATCAATGCGGGCGTGTCGGTGTCGCGCGTCGGTGGCGCCGCTCAGACGAAGGTCGTGAAGAAGCTCTCCGGCGGTATCCGTACCGACCTCGCGCAGTACCGTGAACTGGCCGCGTTCGCGCAGTTCGCGTCGGATCTCGACGAAGCGACCCGCAAGCAGCTCGAGCGCGGCCGCCGCGTGACGGAACTGCTGAAGCAGCCGCAGTACCAGCCGCTGCAGGTGTGGGAGCTGGCCGTGTCGCTGTTCGCGGCGAACAACGGCTACCTCGACGATCTGGACGTCAAGGACGTCCTGCCGTTCGAAAAAGGCCTGCGCGAATATCTGAAGACGAGCCACGCTGACCTCATCAAGCGTATCGAAGACACGAAAGACTTGTCGAAGGACGACGAGAGCGCGCTGCACGCCGCTCTGAAGGACTTCAAGAAGTCGGGTGCCTATTGA
- the atpG gene encoding F0F1 ATP synthase subunit gamma: MAGMKEIRGKIKSVQNTRKITKAMEMVAASKMRRAQERMRAARPYADKVRAIAAHMSRSTPEYRHPFMVANDGAKTAGIILVTTDKGLCGGLNTNVLRASIQKFKELDDKGQKLEATAIGSKGLGFLNRFGAKVISQVVHLGDTPHLDKLIGAVKVQLDLYSEGKLSAVYLAYTRFINTMKQEAVIEQLLPLSTEHFDSSDGMPASSWDYIYEPDAQAVVDELLVRYVEALVYQAVAENMASEQSARMVAMKAASDNAKTVISELQLSYNKSRQAAITKELSEIVGGAAAV; the protein is encoded by the coding sequence ATGGCTGGAATGAAGGAAATTCGCGGCAAGATCAAGAGCGTGCAGAACACGCGCAAGATCACGAAGGCGATGGAGATGGTGGCGGCATCGAAGATGCGCCGCGCTCAGGAACGCATGCGTGCTGCTCGCCCGTATGCCGACAAGGTCCGCGCCATCGCCGCGCACATGAGCCGTTCGACCCCGGAGTACCGCCACCCGTTCATGGTGGCGAACGACGGCGCGAAGACCGCGGGCATCATCCTCGTCACGACCGACAAGGGTCTGTGCGGCGGTCTGAACACGAATGTGCTGCGTGCGTCGATTCAGAAGTTCAAGGAGCTCGACGACAAGGGCCAGAAGCTCGAAGCCACCGCGATCGGCAGCAAGGGCCTCGGCTTTCTGAACCGTTTCGGCGCCAAGGTGATCTCGCAAGTCGTGCATCTCGGCGATACGCCGCACCTCGACAAGCTGATCGGCGCGGTGAAGGTGCAGCTCGATCTCTATTCGGAAGGCAAGCTGTCGGCCGTTTATCTCGCGTACACGCGCTTCATCAACACGATGAAGCAGGAAGCGGTGATCGAGCAATTGCTGCCGCTGTCGACCGAACATTTCGACAGCAGCGACGGCATGCCCGCCTCGTCGTGGGATTACATCTACGAACCGGATGCGCAGGCGGTGGTCGACGAGCTGCTCGTGCGTTACGTCGAAGCGCTGGTGTACCAGGCCGTCGCGGAAAACATGGCGTCGGAGCAATCGGCGCGGATGGTCGCGATGAAGGCCGCTTCGGATAATGCGAAGACGGTGATCAGCGAGCTCCAACTGTCGTACAACAAGAGCCGTCAGGCAGCGATCACGAAGGAACTGTCGGAGATCGTCGGCGGCGCCGCCGCGGTGTAA
- the atpD gene encoding F0F1 ATP synthase subunit beta, whose product MSTAALVEGKIVQCIGAVIDVEFPRESMPKIYDALILDGSELTLEVQQQLGDGVVRTICLGASDGLRRGLVVKNTNQPISVPVGKPTLGRIMDVLGRPIDEAGPIVSEHKRSIHQKAPAFDELSPSTELLETGIKVIDLICPFAKGGKVGLFGGAGVGKTVNMMELINNIAKEHGGYSVFAGVGERTREGNDFYHEMKDSNVLDKVALVYGQMNEPPGNRLRVALTGLTMAEHFRDEGLDVLFFVDNIYRFTLAGTEVSALLGRMPSAVGYQPTLAEEMGKLQERITSTKKGSITSVQAVYVPADDLTDPSPATTFGHLDATVVLSRDIASLGIYPAVDPLDSTSRQIDPNVIGEEHYTITRRVQQTLQRYKELRDIIAILGMDELSPEDKLSVARARKIQRFLSQPFHVAEVFTGSPGKYVPLKETIRGFKMIVDGECDHLPEQAFYMVGTIDEAFEKAKKIQ is encoded by the coding sequence ATGAGTACTGCTGCTTTGGTAGAAGGCAAGATCGTACAGTGCATCGGCGCCGTTATCGACGTGGAATTCCCGCGCGAGAGCATGCCGAAGATCTACGACGCGCTCATTCTCGACGGCTCGGAACTGACGCTCGAAGTCCAGCAGCAACTGGGCGACGGCGTGGTCCGCACCATCTGTCTGGGCGCATCCGACGGCCTGCGCCGCGGCCTGGTCGTGAAGAACACGAACCAGCCGATCTCGGTGCCGGTCGGCAAGCCGACCCTCGGCCGGATCATGGACGTGCTCGGCCGTCCGATCGACGAGGCCGGCCCGATCGTGAGCGAACACAAGCGCTCGATCCACCAGAAGGCGCCGGCGTTCGACGAACTGTCGCCGTCGACCGAACTGCTCGAAACGGGTATCAAGGTTATCGACCTGATCTGCCCGTTCGCAAAGGGCGGCAAGGTTGGCCTGTTCGGCGGTGCTGGCGTGGGCAAGACCGTCAACATGATGGAGCTCATCAACAACATCGCGAAGGAACACGGCGGCTACTCCGTGTTCGCGGGCGTGGGCGAGCGTACCCGTGAAGGGAACGACTTCTACCACGAAATGAAGGACTCGAACGTTCTCGACAAGGTCGCGCTGGTGTACGGCCAGATGAACGAGCCGCCGGGCAACCGTCTGCGCGTCGCGCTGACCGGCCTGACGATGGCCGAGCACTTCCGTGACGAAGGCCTCGACGTGCTGTTCTTCGTCGACAACATCTACCGTTTCACGCTGGCCGGCACCGAAGTGTCGGCACTGCTCGGCCGTATGCCGTCGGCGGTGGGCTATCAGCCGACGCTGGCTGAAGAAATGGGCAAGCTGCAAGAGCGCATCACGTCGACCAAGAAGGGCTCGATCACGTCGGTTCAGGCCGTGTACGTCCCTGCGGATGACTTGACCGACCCGTCGCCGGCCACCACCTTCGGCCACTTGGACGCAACCGTCGTTCTGTCGCGTGACATCGCCTCGCTGGGTATCTACCCGGCGGTCGACCCGCTCGATTCGACGTCGCGCCAGATCGACCCGAACGTGATCGGCGAAGAGCACTACACGATCACGCGCCGCGTTCAGCAGACGCTGCAGCGCTACAAGGAACTGCGCGACATCATCGCGATTCTGGGCATGGACGAACTGTCGCCGGAAGACAAGCTGTCGGTCGCGCGCGCGCGTAAGATCCAGCGTTTCCTGTCGCAGCCGTTCCACGTCGCTGAAGTGTTCACGGGCTCGCCTGGCAAGTACGTGCCGCTGAAGGAAACGATCCGCGGCTTCAAGATGATCGTCGACGGCGAGTGCGACCATCTGCCGGAACAGGCGTTCTACATGGTCGGCACGATCGACGAAGCCTTCGAGAAGGCCAAGAAGATCCAGTAA
- a CDS encoding F0F1 ATP synthase subunit epsilon, whose translation MATIKVDVVSAEEQIFSGQAKFVALPGEAGELGILPGHTPLITRIRPGAVRIEAESGDEEFVFVAGGILEVQPGAVTVLADTAIRGKDLDAAKAEDARKRAEETLQNAKSDIDLAKAQSELATAMAQLEAIQRLAKIRGKH comes from the coding sequence ATGGCAACCATCAAAGTAGACGTCGTCAGCGCGGAAGAGCAGATCTTCTCGGGCCAGGCGAAGTTCGTCGCGCTGCCGGGCGAAGCGGGCGAGCTGGGCATTCTGCCGGGCCACACGCCGCTCATCACGCGGATTCGTCCGGGTGCGGTGCGCATCGAGGCCGAGAGCGGCGACGAGGAGTTCGTGTTTGTCGCGGGCGGCATTCTCGAAGTGCAGCCGGGCGCCGTGACGGTGCTCGCCGACACCGCGATTCGCGGCAAGGATCTCGACGCGGCGAAGGCCGAGGACGCGAGAAAGCGCGCGGAGGAAACGCTGCAGAACGCGAAGTCGGACATCGATCTCGCGAAGGCGCAGTCGGAACTTGCGACCGCGATGGCGCAGCTCGAAGCGATCCAGCGTCTCGCGAAGATCCGCGGCAAGCACTGA